A genome region from Candidatus Chlamydia corallus includes the following:
- a CDS encoding ParA family protein yields MKTIAFCSFKGGTGKTTLSLNVGCNLAQFSNKKVLLVDLDPQANLTTGLGIQSCCDSNLSDIFRSSGNIKDIIQTTKINNLHIISSNILIEEFRELSRDSVLNTSNLHSSLQLIECNYDVCILDTPPSLGTLTQEAFIASDHLVVCLTPEPFSILGLQKIKEFCSMLPMEQDLTVLGIVFSFWDDRNSTNSTYLNIIESIYEGKVLSSKVRRDIALSRSLLKETSVANAYPNSRASNDILRLTEEIESKLFNKECLSRKYCE; encoded by the coding sequence GTGAAAACAATAGCATTTTGCTCATTTAAAGGAGGGACTGGTAAGACTACCTTATCTCTCAATGTCGGTTGCAATTTAGCGCAATTTAGCAACAAAAAGGTTTTGCTTGTGGATTTAGATCCACAAGCAAACCTTACCACTGGTTTAGGTATACAATCTTGCTGTGATTCTAATCTGAGTGATATTTTTAGAAGTTCTGGAAACATAAAAGATATTATTCAGACAACAAAAATAAATAACTTACATATAATATCTTCTAATATCCTCATAGAGGAGTTTCGAGAACTAAGTAGAGATAGCGTACTAAATACAAGTAATTTGCATTCATCTTTACAGCTTATTGAATGCAACTACGATGTATGCATTTTGGATACTCCACCAAGTTTAGGTACACTAACTCAAGAAGCTTTTATTGCATCTGATCATTTGGTTGTTTGTCTTACTCCTGAGCCATTTTCTATATTAGGACTACAGAAAATTAAAGAATTTTGTTCTATGTTACCTATGGAACAAGATTTAACAGTATTAGGAATAGTTTTCTCGTTTTGGGATGATAGAAATTCAACGAATTCAACCTACTTAAACATCATAGAATCTATCTACGAAGGAAAAGTATTATCTAGTAAAGTGCGAAGAGACATAGCATTAAGTAGATCTCTTTTAAAAGAAACATCCGTAGCTAACGCATACCCTAATTCTAGAGCAAGTAATGATATACTCCGTTTAACAGAGGAAATAGAAAGCAAACTATTTAATAAAGAATGTCTATCCAGGAAATATTGTGAGTAA
- a CDS encoding virulence factor produces the protein MNNRQNTNDFIRIVKDVEKAFPELDIKVKINKEKVTFLNSPTELYHKSISIILNLLNSIESSLNLFPDSPVVEELENNNLKLKKALIMLILSRKDMFSKTE, from the coding sequence ATGAATAACAGACAAAACACCAATGATTTTATCAGAATTGTGAAAGATGTTGAGAAAGCATTTCCAGAATTAGATATCAAAGTGAAAATAAATAAAGAAAAAGTTACTTTTCTAAATTCTCCAACAGAGCTTTACCATAAAAGTATTTCTATTATACTCAACTTGCTAAACAGCATTGAATCATCTTTAAACCTCTTCCCTGACTCTCCAGTAGTTGAAGAATTAGAAAACAACAATCTAAAGCTAAAAAAAGCTTTGATTATGCTCATTCTATCAAGAAAAGACATGTTCTCAAAAACAGAATAA
- the pgp3 gene encoding virulence factor Pgp3, translating to MGNSGFYLQDTQNSIFADNIRLGQMTNVLKKDEIIIGTDTTPTVTKFSGDKGIVVTTNSGTIPSSTTFSLDMETVIKEVSDKILNQIEDELVKDIIKNITQSLIEEVIKQIQIDPSFSYSREFKDVNISKRIQCNGLFTKENIENLDGGTEIALFSATPDNADSMFLICADIIATRMEGTVVLALVKEGDTSPCAISYGYSAGYPNVISLRATVVNKTTVPVKFSLRAGGMDSGVVWINAMPNGEKILGVDTVSKITVLEVKPQTNG from the coding sequence ATGGGTAATTCAGGTTTCTATTTACAAGACACTCAAAACAGTATTTTTGCAGATAACATTCGTCTTGGTCAGATGACCAATGTTCTTAAAAAAGACGAGATCATTATAGGCACAGATACGACTCCAACAGTAACGAAATTTAGTGGTGACAAAGGAATTGTAGTTACTACAAATTCAGGCACGATACCTTCTAGCACCACTTTCTCTCTGGATATGGAAACTGTAATCAAAGAAGTATCTGATAAAATACTAAATCAAATTGAAGACGAATTAGTTAAAGATATAATCAAAAACATAACTCAAAGTCTAATAGAAGAAGTAATTAAGCAAATACAAATCGACCCTTCTTTCTCATATTCTAGGGAATTCAAAGACGTTAATATATCTAAAAGAATTCAATGTAATGGTTTATTCACAAAAGAGAATATAGAAAATCTGGATGGAGGAACAGAAATAGCATTGTTTTCAGCAACACCAGACAATGCTGATAGCATGTTCTTAATTTGCGCAGATATTATAGCTACACGAATGGAAGGAACTGTAGTCTTAGCTTTGGTTAAAGAAGGAGATACATCTCCTTGTGCTATTAGCTATGGCTACTCAGCTGGTTATCCGAACGTAATTTCTCTAAGGGCTACTGTAGTGAACAAAACAACAGTTCCAGTCAAATTCTCTTTGAGAGCAGGTGGGATGGACAGTGGTGTTGTATGGATAAATGCCATGCCAAACGGAGAAAAAATTTTAGGAGTTGATACGGTTTCAAAAATTACTGTTTTAGAAGTAAAACCACAAACAAATGGTTAA
- a CDS encoding virulence factor, producing MVKTDHRVIKSSLHLESQKFGRKPLSSFDAESKIEVIGLDLQTSHYHALAAIQKLLSVTNYRGNAEGSYLSRETNTFKFEGIIPRIKFSRSQYLEAYGVKKYKTARNKYEFGGKEALISLEALYHLGNQPYLIVATRKRWNKREEVVDRYQTFSPILRICEGWEGLTPKENKALDEGPFINLVSTKHKGFIIEPCPIIVDQIDSYFVLKPANMYQEIKLRFPNASKFTYTFLDWIVSTATRKKMNNPTTKDWPDKLEIGFENLSYILRMNRYITSRNWKKIETAINRCIEIAIELKWLTKHERIQGKTISKKEVFFLNKTKFQQISTNNIIEKEKETKLIIATEN from the coding sequence ATGGTAAAAACAGACCACCGTGTAATTAAAAGTTCTCTGCATTTAGAAAGTCAGAAATTTGGCCGAAAACCGTTGTCGTCTTTTGATGCAGAATCAAAAATAGAAGTTATAGGACTAGATTTACAAACGTCGCATTACCATGCTTTAGCTGCGATTCAAAAGTTGCTATCAGTAACAAACTATAGAGGGAACGCTGAAGGATCCTATCTTTCTAGAGAAACAAATACATTTAAATTTGAAGGAATAATCCCACGTATAAAGTTTAGCAGATCACAATACTTAGAAGCTTATGGAGTTAAGAAGTATAAAACTGCAAGAAATAAATATGAATTTGGTGGTAAAGAAGCTCTAATTTCATTGGAAGCCTTATATCATCTAGGAAATCAACCTTATCTTATTGTAGCAACAAGAAAAAGATGGAACAAAAGAGAGGAGGTTGTAGACCGTTATCAGACATTTTCCCCAATATTAAGAATTTGCGAAGGATGGGAAGGTCTGACTCCAAAAGAAAATAAAGCTTTAGATGAAGGACCTTTTATTAATTTGGTTTCAACTAAACATAAAGGTTTTATCATAGAACCATGTCCTATTATTGTAGATCAAATTGACTCATATTTTGTTTTGAAACCAGCAAATATGTATCAGGAAATCAAGTTGCGATTCCCAAATGCATCTAAATTCACCTATACATTTCTTGATTGGATTGTTAGCACAGCAACAAGAAAAAAAATGAATAATCCGACAACCAAAGATTGGCCAGATAAACTTGAAATAGGATTCGAAAATCTGTCTTATATTTTGAGAATGAATAGATATATTACATCCAGGAACTGGAAAAAAATTGAAACTGCCATTAATCGATGCATAGAAATTGCCATTGAATTGAAGTGGCTAACAAAACACGAAAGAATCCAAGGTAAAACAATATCAAAAAAAGAAGTGTTTTTCTTAAATAAAACAAAATTTCAACAAATATCAACGAACAATATAATAGAAAAAGAAAAAGAAACAAAATTAATTATTGCTACTGAAAATTGA
- a CDS encoding replicative DNA helicase, which produces MNVSQLEKEYLDIEFVILGQAVNYTESAKSVVSRLTEEHFSASIHKKIFFFIKTLLNDRGTVSIALIWEEIKKQNYDRCLDVSYIVQMSQNADIHIDLDHHIDFLHEKRSNDLLKEFLDTSYSDFNKYPNRRSPLTLIDQFKEHLDSIHNKIVSPKHQFIGRSICEIIKGDEKTEGVLTKIRLKHTYRLKNEKDYIDGLPTGYPSIDEHSTLLCNGNFIVIAARPAMGKTAFAIDVALYLAINEKSSIGFISLEMGSHQIVERIISNLSEISCEQLRRGNFSGEILSKIEKISVDLQSSHFFICDKNCSEINSLINQAKALKHLYGIDILFIDYLQLIETDGRSENRQNEIASISRKLRILSVDLEIPIVCLSQLSRKVEDRGDKRPLLSDLRDSGQIEQDADAILFLYRKDYYSQESTKGLTEVIIGKNRHGSIFSTHLMFNSSFGKFYSQKEAW; this is translated from the coding sequence ATGAACGTCTCTCAACTGGAGAAAGAGTATTTAGATATTGAATTTGTAATACTAGGACAAGCTGTTAATTATACAGAAAGTGCTAAATCTGTCGTATCACGTTTGACTGAGGAACATTTCTCTGCATCGATTCATAAGAAAATATTTTTTTTTATTAAAACTCTCTTAAATGATCGTGGCACTGTTTCTATAGCTTTAATTTGGGAAGAAATAAAAAAACAAAACTATGATAGGTGTTTAGATGTTTCTTATATCGTGCAAATGTCACAGAATGCCGATATTCACATAGACCTAGATCATCACATTGACTTTCTTCATGAGAAAAGAAGTAATGATTTGTTAAAAGAGTTTTTGGATACGTCTTATAGTGATTTTAATAAGTATCCAAATAGACGATCTCCTCTTACTTTAATAGATCAATTCAAAGAACACCTAGACTCTATTCACAACAAAATAGTTTCACCTAAACATCAATTTATAGGTCGTAGTATTTGTGAAATTATAAAAGGAGACGAAAAAACAGAGGGAGTTTTAACTAAAATACGTTTGAAACATACGTATAGATTGAAAAATGAAAAAGATTACATTGATGGGCTTCCTACTGGTTATCCATCAATAGATGAACACAGTACTTTATTATGTAATGGGAATTTCATTGTAATAGCTGCACGTCCTGCTATGGGTAAAACAGCTTTTGCTATAGATGTAGCTTTATATTTAGCTATAAATGAGAAAAGCTCAATAGGATTTATATCATTAGAAATGGGGTCTCATCAGATTGTAGAGAGAATTATTTCAAATTTAAGTGAGATATCTTGCGAACAGTTAAGAAGGGGAAATTTTTCTGGAGAAATTTTATCAAAAATTGAAAAAATTAGCGTAGATCTTCAATCCTCTCATTTTTTTATTTGTGATAAAAATTGTTCTGAAATCAATTCTTTAATCAATCAAGCAAAAGCGCTCAAACACTTGTATGGTATAGATATTTTATTTATAGACTATTTACAGCTTATAGAAACAGATGGACGTTCTGAAAATAGACAAAATGAAATAGCATCTATTTCAAGAAAACTACGTATCTTATCTGTGGATCTTGAAATACCAATAGTCTGTTTATCCCAGTTATCGAGAAAGGTTGAAGACCGGGGAGATAAACGTCCGTTGTTATCAGATCTGAGAGACAGCGGTCAAATAGAACAAGATGCTGATGCAATATTGTTTTTATACAGAAAGGACTACTATTCTCAAGAATCCACAAAAGGGTTAACAGAAGTAATTATAGGAAAGAACAGACATGGATCTATATTTTCGACCCATCTAATGTTTAATTCTTCGTTCGGAAAATTCTACTCCCAAAAAGAAGCATGGTAA
- a CDS encoding tyrosine-type recombinase/integrase — protein MRKDNSPQHGSNHIFDNLSTNTLTHSQATQAKVEYIWNELKKVTLREAVFIWISSLNAHTARSYKGSILALSRIGLLSLDISLQEFSMVNHNVIIDTIKRIPSKIASWCEGTKQVRAACYISLTKFLNRETAGLIPIAQPSQQETNKTFYKVRDLVKTNAMEDLQKQAFLEQLKSINYRDWMIALTILQGAKRVNEVLNLTIDKISFQDGTISFSQTKNKGLEKTTIITYPQWFMNKLSDYINFRSGLLFVTKKNKAVGLKQIANTFAKAGKLANISFKVTPHVLRATAVTEYKRLGCSDSDIMKVTGHSSSKMIYAYDKSRRSENASKKIILI, from the coding sequence GTGCGTAAAGACAATTCACCACAACACGGGTCAAATCATATTTTTGATAACCTATCTACGAACACATTAACCCACTCTCAAGCAACACAAGCAAAAGTGGAATATATCTGGAATGAACTGAAAAAAGTTACTTTAAGAGAGGCTGTTTTTATTTGGATTTCCTCTTTAAATGCCCATACAGCAAGATCATATAAAGGATCTATTTTGGCCTTAAGTCGAATAGGACTTTTATCCCTGGATATATCTTTACAAGAGTTTTCGATGGTTAATCATAACGTTATTATAGATACCATTAAAAGAATCCCTTCAAAAATAGCTTCGTGGTGCGAAGGAACAAAACAAGTAAGAGCAGCTTGTTATATATCACTTACAAAGTTCTTGAATAGAGAAACTGCTGGTCTTATACCTATAGCTCAACCATCTCAACAAGAAACCAACAAAACGTTTTATAAAGTAAGAGATTTAGTTAAAACCAATGCTATGGAAGACCTTCAAAAACAGGCATTCTTAGAACAACTGAAATCAATCAACTATAGAGATTGGATGATTGCTTTAACAATTCTACAAGGAGCAAAACGAGTTAATGAAGTGCTTAACCTAACAATAGATAAAATCTCATTCCAAGACGGAACTATTTCTTTTTCTCAAACCAAAAACAAGGGTTTAGAAAAAACAACAATCATTACATATCCTCAATGGTTTATGAATAAATTAAGTGATTACATAAACTTCCGAAGTGGTTTGCTGTTCGTAACAAAAAAAAATAAAGCTGTTGGACTAAAACAAATAGCCAATACTTTTGCCAAAGCAGGAAAATTAGCAAACATTAGTTTTAAAGTTACTCCACATGTCTTACGTGCTACAGCAGTAACTGAATACAAACGACTTGGTTGTTCTGATTCAGATATAATGAAAGTGACAGGTCATTCATCATCAAAAATGATTTACGCTTATGATAAATCTAGGCGATCCGAAAATGCATCAAAAAAAATCATTCTAATCTAA
- a CDS encoding tyrosine-type recombinase/integrase, producing MSNLNHCHRSRLFLTIAEAANVWLATLSPITSKNYASGIKFLVSNGVIDPSIKLEDWISIDHSEALCRIKSLSCSLTGKSISEASKQARAACYISFTKFLYRLTKGVIKQASPVRDFGNATFYKIRDKVKTEFISKREWLLFFDSLKKRSYRDYLIGKLILQGVRKLSEVISLRTEDISFGNNQIFFKVKKRQNRIREVKVTYPTLLMNELKEYLGKREGWVFVSDSSEGHRVCVNQIYYYFKLAESDIQLPIKVTPHVLRASALAYLKRTGFSDVDIMRISCLSSHEMISAYDLYSEENLTAQLPFIF from the coding sequence ATGAGTAATTTAAATCATTGTCATAGAAGTAGATTGTTCTTAACGATCGCTGAAGCTGCAAATGTTTGGTTAGCAACTTTATCTCCAATTACTAGTAAAAATTATGCTTCTGGGATCAAATTTTTAGTTTCTAATGGTGTTATAGATCCATCGATCAAACTAGAAGATTGGATTTCCATAGATCATTCTGAAGCATTATGTAGAATTAAATCTCTGTCTTGTTCTCTTACTGGAAAGTCTATATCAGAAGCTTCTAAACAGGCTAGGGCAGCTTGTTATATTTCATTTACTAAATTTTTATACCGTTTAACTAAAGGAGTTATTAAACAGGCTTCTCCAGTTAGGGACTTTGGTAACGCAACATTTTATAAGATTCGCGACAAAGTAAAAACAGAGTTTATTTCGAAACGAGAATGGTTGTTGTTTTTTGATTCTTTAAAAAAAAGAAGTTACAGAGATTATTTAATCGGAAAACTTATATTACAGGGGGTTAGGAAACTTTCAGAAGTTATATCTCTTCGTACTGAAGATATTTCATTTGGAAATAATCAAATATTTTTCAAGGTAAAGAAGAGACAAAATAGAATCCGAGAAGTGAAAGTCACTTATCCAACTCTTTTGATGAATGAATTAAAAGAGTACCTTGGGAAAAGGGAGGGATGGGTTTTTGTTTCTGATTCTTCAGAGGGACATCGAGTTTGCGTTAATCAGATATATTATTATTTTAAGTTAGCTGAAAGTGATATACAGCTTCCAATTAAAGTTACTCCACATGTCTTACGTGCAAGTGCACTGGCATATTTGAAAAGAACAGGTTTTTCTGATGTGGATATTATGAGGATTTCGTGCTTGTCTTCTCATGAAATGATTTCAGCTTATGATTTATACAGTGAAGAGAACTTAACAGCACAGCTGCCCTTTATATTTTGA